The DNA window AGACACggtcgatgatggtgatcttataGGGTACATGTGTCCACACTCTGCAGAGTTAAAACAATACGTATAGTCGCGATATTGGTCATGATCATTCCTATGAACTGTTTCATCCTgctagtcttctcttgtgcttcttctcTCCCATAAAGATAGGTCCGGCTTGAGGCCGTTGTGATGAGGGGCATGCGGAGGCTGCCTCATCGCTTAGACTGAGAGCATGAGGCTGTTGTGAGGGATGATGAGTGGTGAGATATGATGATGAGTGAATGGTGAGAATGAGTGCTTGGGTTGGGTTTTTGAGAAAATATATTATATACATGGACGCTTttgcatgcgctaaggatgcaaactacATCCAAACTATTAGGATCGCCACATCcatttattttctattttccactaaagctcatctgTGCTAatcatggcctgcacacatctggcagtGTGTAATTATTTTGACTTGCAGGGGTGTTGAGATTAGTAGTTGGTTTGCAGTCTAGTCTCAAGGATACTCGTGGATTGGAGAATCGCCAAGCTTCGCTGCTACTAGTAGAGCCTCGGTGTTTTGATTGATCTTAGCCTAGAGGGCTTGTAATTAGTCCAGtgttattattatttttgtaCTCTGTTGTTATATGACTTCGTAATCAACTGAAAAGTGGATGCCCGTGACAGCTGAGGTATCCTGGGACTATCACAGAGGGGCAAGAGAGCTgaaatttcaagttttgaaatcATGGTTCGTTTCATAGTCCATGCTTGACGGTTGTATTTGGACTTTTTCCCTATTTTTTATGATTTCAGTAAATTGACTTGTTTCATGCACAATAGTTTATGCACAACAATTATGATAAAAAGCCTGACTAGCTATTTTATATAAGAATAGCTCACTATTTTATTGCTTTTTAAAATTAAAACAATTTGAGGTCAATAACCCGGAGGCAATTCTTATGGTGCTTTCTATATAAAGAAAATCATAAATCAATAAGATATATATTACTTATTCTTTTGGGGGGAGACATTTATATTACTTTTGTTAGAGAATTAGAGAATACATCACAAAACATCATTGTTGTTGTAACGATAGACAGTGCCGCCAATTTCAACAGTTGTCAGCCAGTTTTAAGTACCACATGGGGTTACATATCTCCGTAAATGGACATCCCCGGTTCCACTAAATGGAGGTCCAACACACTGCAGATAGTGTGACCATACTAGGATATAAAATTTGCTTCATATTTCTATTTTCAGGTTGAATCTCGATGCAACCCGACGTCCAGAGACTTAGTGTTCAAAGCACGTTGTTTGCAGCATCCAACGGAACAAAAGACACAACTTGAGGGACGCCAGTTTTCTTGATGTTTGAACATGTTTTCTGATCAGCAGAACACTATATGGGAACACAAGATTAACAACAATTAACAAACAATCCTCTACATCTGATCTGTTTGGACAGAACCAGCTTCCAGGTCTTGTTGTGGACAAGCAGACAACCTCATATTACTGTTCATTAAAATACTGCACAATCACCATCTGATATACTGGCTATATATATAGGGCTGTACAGACAAGCAGCACTTGCTAGGGATCAGTACTACACTTGTATTTACTAGTACATTGAGTTGGATGTAGCTGGAGGTACCATCTCCAAGAGAATATAAGATTTGCAGTCCATTTCTTCTCCCAAAGTGCCTATTTGTTCTTAACCTCTTGTCTAGCTGTTTCTTGGAAGGAGCTAAAATGCTTATGGAGGCAAGCATCCGATCTGAGCTCAGCACATGAGGACAAACTGATGTTTTGATATTGATTTTGTTAGATCTTGGAAGCTGGCACAACTCACTAGTTTTGTTGGTAGTGTATGAACTTATTCTCTTGCTGTCACTGTCAGCATGTTATGCTGCTGACAGACTGTTTTGAATGATCCTTGTGGTTTGTTCTACTGTTATGAAACTTAATACTGACATCATGAAGTATGTCAGAGAATCTGCAGAGAAAACTAGGATAGATTTTCAGCCAGAATATGCACTATTACCCAAAAAAGGAAGAGAATTGGGTTAAAGGAGCAATAACAGTGAAATGAAACAAAATTAACTAATAAGTTATACTACTGGTTATAGCCACTGTAAATGACTACAAAGCAGGGCAGTATAGCTCTAGGATTGAACACGAACAgttcatcaaaatctgagtagACCCCTTCCCTGCTGGGGCTGACAGAGTCAAAGTGACAGTCGTCCTCTGAAGACTTCTCGTCACTGGCCTTCTTGACTCTCCCTGCAACGACTCTGCAAACCAGCATTGCCCTCTTGTCGCTGTCCGACAGCACCTGAGCCATGTCGTGGGCGCGCCCGCTCGTCGCCATTGTCGCAATCTTCCCATCACCATCCACCCTGACACATTACAGAAATGTCAAATGGCCATTCCACAGAATGATTTTACATGAAGAACTTGTCATAGATGTCTGAATGTTTGGTACCTGAAACCGTCCCTGATGATGCTGCACAGGTTGCACTGCGCGGACGACGGGGACCGGCACAGCGCGGTGCCGCCGGCGACGCCGAGGGAGCAGGTGAAGCTGGTGCAGTGGAACCTGAGGAGCTCGTTGCCGTCGGCGACGCAGCGAGGGTTCTTCTTGCCCTGATCGCTGCTCGCCCTCTCCCTGATGGTCTCCTTGTACTGCTCGAACCTCTTCACGGTCCTGTCACTGCTCTGCACCTTGAGTATCTGCTCGATCTTGCATACCGGCGCCTGCTTCCTCAACCAGCTGGACTGGAAGATGATCTCCACGATGTTCCTGCTCGTGTCCTCGGGCCCCAGCTCTGAAACTGCAAATGTGCAAGAATGTGAGGCTTGAACAAAGCAAGATGCCATTTTTTTAAGGATTTTGAATTGAAGAGTTCAAGATACCTGCGTGCCTGGTTGCTCTGTGGAGCTCGAGCGACTCTGCCTTGTTGAACACCTCATCACAGTCGGCGCAGGGgaatgcggcggcggcggcggcggcagcagcggcgaaGCTCCTGGGGTCGAAGACGGAGTGGCACTCGTAGCACCCAGAGAGCTTCCTGATCTGCACGCCGCGAAAGGAGCTCCCGACGGAGGATAGCGGCGACGAGAGcggcgaggacgaggacgtcgtCACGGTGGTCGCCGCCGTGGTGGTGTCCGAGTTGAAGGACGACGTGgcggagatggcggcggcggtggaggcgtaCACGGCGTCGACGTCGGGGGCCCTGAGAGACCTGCTCGAGGCGCTGCGTCCAGCGCCGCGGTCACGGTCCCGGCTCATGACCGAGCTCTCCTTGGTGCTGCAGATGGAGCCCGCGCACGTCATGCTCCGGCCGATGCTGATGCTCCTCTTCTTCttgccgctgctgctgccgttGCTCTGCTTCTCGCCGTTGCTGTTCTTGCTGTCTGTTGCTGCGGCTGGTGCTCGATGAGCTCTGTCCTTGTTGGAGGTGGAAGACGGGTAGTAGAACCCCATGGACCTGGCcatccacgacgacgacgacgacgacgaagaccGAGACGGCTTCTTCCCAGCTCCTCTGCTCATCTTCTTCGCGGTGACTGGACTCGTTGCATCCATTGGAGGACAAGGCATGATGATCTATGTATCTAGCTGGCCCTCCTCCCTCTTCTTCTAATCCTTTGTGAAGTTAAACTTTGTTGGGAGGCAAAAGGGACTTGCTGGAACAAAGGCACTTAGGTGGTCACTTTAGGCTACTGCGCTGCTCCATGATTAGTATACTATTAGCGCCACTAATAGCACGATTTTATTTCGTAATGGCGGGCGGCTGGTGGAGGCGAATGAAAAGACACGCCGCAGCGCCACAAATGCCAAGGAGGAAAGCCTGGAACAGGGCTTTGCTCTGTGTGTGTGCGAGTGTTTTTCATGGATGGCATGGTCTGAGCATGGGCAGCCTCCAATGATGCCCCCAATCCAGAGTTATTCCTGACCCCCCGGGATGGGCCATGTGATGCGAGCCAGCTTCTGTTCCTCTTTTTTCTTAGAATCTGGAGGGACAAAAGCCTTACATTGACAATTTTAAATTAAGGTAAAAACTTTATAAGAGGTTTTAAGAAacaaagaaggaaacaaaaaagatGCTCTTTGAAAGGAGTCCTCTATAGTCTTGAATATTCAGCTGAATCCCTTTATTTGAAGATCAACCCATTTCTTGCTGTCCATAACTCCATATGGTCCAACACATTAGGATGATTGGGTGGTCTATTGTATGTATCCTACATATACTCTGCTTGTCCAGAGAATCGCGCACGTACAAGTTGTAAGTTGTTTAGCGGCAGTGGTTGTACCAGGGGTGTACGAACGGGCGGCCTAACCCAAGATTTGCGCCCGTATGTGGATGGATCAGGGTGCTTGGCTTCTTGTTGCTGAATGCTGAACACTAAAACCTTGAGCAAAGCCACAGCACACTACTGGTTCACGGGAGGAAACCCAGGAACACAACTTGGCATGCATCTGAGTGAACCTGCATTTCAAAACAGGAACAAACAACCATGGTTTTTGTGCACAGCTGCGTGCATGGTCAGCGAGTCAACGAACAGGCCGGCGTCGTTGGCTGTGCAATCGACCGATGGTGATGAAAGGTTTGCTGCACGCAATGGCCTCAAAAGCCCTGCGATTACACTGCCCCTCATCATTAGCGGAACACCCAAACGGCTACCTCCCTATACACTGGTACGATCGAGAAAGAACTCGAGAAGAATGGGCGTGCGTGAGACTGAGAGCGCTTTGCGGTTGATCCAGTCTGGATTGGCGCAATCATTACCGTTGCGTCTGCGCCGTGGCTGCCAATCCATGATTGCCCCCATCCAGGCCTGTTGCTCGATTCCATTGGTGCGGTTTTCGCGCCCATGAAGTTTGCAGATTAGCAGAATATAGTTACATATACACACGGCTGGTATGCCCAATCTAGAATTTCACAAGTCATGCCATTTCGCACTACACGTCAAAGTCACTAGTAAATCGACAGCACTGgtgcccggacgtccggacgcccGCGCCAGCTGCAACGCTGCGCCAACGCTTGCTGCACGCAGAGGCAGGGCCCGCCCACGCCGCTCCCCCACGCTTCCCTACGATGCATGCGCCAGCGCCTGTTGCACCACTCCCCTCCACGCCGGCTGCGCTGTCCCCTCTATGGACGGCACCCAAGCAGCAGCAACAAGAGGCTGCGGCAGTTGGCTCACATTGCAACATGCACAACactctcgatctacttttgaaacatctagataaaacacttgcaacatacatacgaAACAGTTGAAACATTCGAAACATGTGTCTGAAAGGCTTGCAAAATAcacatgaaaaacacttgaaaattacttgcaaacatacgtgtgaaaacatatgcaacatcctgatagAATACTTGCAAATTGCGACATAAAAAACTTGCTGCATCAGAAgactaaaacagatgaaatattttggaacatactgttgcaacatatgtgtgaaaacatatgcaacatgcctctgaaacacttgcaacatacatctagaaacagatgaaatattttcaataaatgcttgcaacatgcctctgaaacacatgcaacatatgcaacatgtgcaacattcacCGATCTACTTTTACGACATCCAtttaaaacaattgcaacatacatctaaaacgcatgaaacacttgaaacatatatatgcaacatagtGGAGGGGAAGCTGGGCCGGTCGATTCCGGTTGTCGGGTCGGAGACGGTGCCGAGCGGCTGCGTACGAGCACCACTGCCACCAGGAGCGAGGAGCGCCATGGGCGTCGGGGTGAGAGTGGGTGCCGCCGGGGGTGGGGAGGGCACCACGCCAGGGTAGGGGAGAGCCATCCACTCCCCTGCAACACCACACACCCCCTCCATGGATCTCGCTCGTGCTCTATGGATCTCGTCGCTGGCGTGGGGGAAGGGCCGCCAGGTGGGGAAGAGGATGCTGGGTGGGGGAGGGAGCGCGCCGGCatgagcaagagagagagagagagagagagagagagagagaggagcagcAGGCAACGCCCGTGTGTAGAGTGAAGTGGAGCGAGGCCAGGCGGTATTTATTTAGGCGAGCTACGTTCGGAGGGGAGTCTGGCGTCTGACGACCGAACAGGAGCATTACCGTTTGTAAATTGTAACTAAGTAGCTCATACATTCATTTTGTATCTCACTTTAGTGAGTATCACATTGCATATTTTAGATCGATTCTATACaaattcaaactaaaaaaaaaaCTGGAATCGTAAGGTTTTAGATCTTCTTGGGTATAACTTTGGTTTAGGtcatttctccatcttgagctcattttggaaaaaaaataaaaaaaaatgaacCTTAAAATATTAATCTTAAAACATATTTTTAGGTCCTAAATGATTTCAATTTTTTTGAACTCGCATATCTCTCTGAGTGATATAACATTGGTTATGTCATTTCTCAATCAGATGTACTTTGAAAGAAAAATGAATTGGAAAATCTAACAAAACAAAACCCGATTTCTGAGCACtgaatgattttaaataaaaaagtcgCCACTACAAAGTTTCAGGGTCATTTTTTCGTCCGAGGCCATTTCAATGTAAAATATTGAATTTGAAATTatgaaaaattaaaacaaaatttttggacttaaatgattttaaatggaaaacttgtcaactataaagttgtatatgtttgagtactacaacttcgATGTCTTCATCTGGATTGATttgaaaaaattatgaaatttaatcTGCAACACATACTTTAGAGACAGACCAAATTGCCAACCAATTTCTAGAGGCAGCTCAAATTCCCAACCGCCTTTAGAATTTAAGGCATTTCTAGAGGTGCCTAGTAATTCCAGCCATCTAGAAAAATTAATTTATACATATATTTTGCATGACCACTCTATTTCCAGAAACGCATCCATTTCTAGAAATGATAATTTTAGAGGCAGTTAGGTTTGTCAACCACCTATGAAAATAGGGGGCATTTTCTAGAGCTCAGCCACCTCAAAAATTAACTTCTAAAGGCAGACTGGCTCAAGAACTACTTTTAATGGAAGATTTTGATAGAGTCGCCTCTACCCTAAAACGTGCCTCTAAAAATGGGGTTTATGTAGTACTGATATATATGTAGTAGTAATATTACTAGTTGAGTTGGTTTCTTTATTGGGTTTGAGGGCTCCTTGATGAGTATTTTGGGTGGGGGTGTTAGGTTGTGGTGGAGGGTTTGTGTTATGAAAGTGCTAAACTGATCCTGGACGTCCTTCTGCTGTAGTACAACACACTCGTTAGTCGGCACCTACAACTTCAGAACTTGCATTGTGAAGAAGACGAGCAATATATAAAAGTTATTTACTCCattacaaattataagacgttttggtttttcttGATACATAGTTTCTACTATATATACATAGATATACATAcataatataataaaataatatatatagaaaaaataaaacatctcataatttagaatggaggaagtAAACATATAGTATATACATGCCTCCTCGTGCACTCCATGATTATTGGTCGTCTTGCCTCTTAtcagacatcaaaatcataaaaACATGCATGGGCTCATGATGGGGCACGCTCGCGGTCGTTCACAGCTGCTCTCGATTAGGCAGGTATATAGGTAGCTATAGGCCACTacgcatatgcatgcatgcacaggTTTGAAGTACTTGAGATATTTTGCATGATTGCTCTATCGTTTCTTTTGATACGATAGGTTGCAGTCGATGCCGGCGGCACTAGTTTGTTTTCCATGTTGAGGCGCGGATCGGCCCTGCAAATGGGACATTTGGTTGTTCAGTTGTCAAGCAATCAAATCACAGATGATACTatgactcaaaaaaaaaaaaatcacagatGATACTTGGACCTCATCTTCGGTCTTAACTACTCGCTAGTCGCTGCTCAGTTCGGCGGTCACCacctttgtctttttttttttaatggAATCACGGTAAAGATTCAGACACTCGTATATGCAGGGGCTTGTTTGGTTAGGAGCGTGAAGCAACTTTGCCTGGCCGGTCTGCTGCCTGTAGCCTGCGTGTGCCAAGTTGGGTTCATGTCCTGGTTAGCTGCCTGTGCCAGGCAAGTAGATCCTCCGACAGGCCATCAAAATCAAGCGCCTGGTGCCTGCACAGAAGTTACCTGGGCTAATAATGTTCTTTAGTTGGTTGACTACCTACGAAAATCATGACACATCTTAATGAACATTATTTCTAAGTAAAAGCTTTGTCACCATATTTATCCTTTGGCCAAACATATCGGAAATTTTTACTAGAAATATATTTCCTATTTAATCTAATATTAAACACATGACAACAATTTACTAAATTATATATTTAGGTTAATCAGATTATAAAAATACATGTTAATTACTTAATAATTATACAAAGACAAATAAAAACACACATTATTTACGCATATTATAAATTAAGAAAATTCACTTATTAATTAtctgttttttattttttcaccGTTTGTTTATTTACATATATTTTAGGTATTATTaattaagaatatgaattaatTACCTCTTCCGTAGACAAGAAAACGCATGATCTCTATTCATTAGCTTTCTCAGGTCAGGCTTCAAACCAAACGAATAACTCTCAACTTGCCTGGCTAGGCAGATTCTTTTATAATTTCAGGCAGCTATCAGGCAATACTTTTCTCTAAGCAAGTCATCTAGGCTTCCATCTAAACAAGCCCCTATAGTTAATCACCCAAATGAACATACGGACATACTTTTATCAGTCTCAAAAGTTTATGCACCTTCGTTATCATTAGCCAATTCGTCAACTGGCTCCATACTCCTGTATAGCAGAGAATGCTATGTTAAAGTATACTCCATTTGTCCCTTTTTATCCATAGCTATAGAAAACTgtgttggtcaaactttcttaagtttgacaaGGGTTGTAGAAATTATATATTAGCAACATCTGTATCCCCAAATGAGGTTAttttgaaaatagattcaatgatttatctaatgatactaattatgtatcataatatCAATGTTTTCTAGTATATTTGACTTTTTGGGAAACACAACGACAGATAAATAGGGTTGGGGGAATATATATTAAAACATTGATAGATATTTTTTGTATGTATAGTTAATCAAAATAGATTACTTTTCTACCTATATATTCATTTCCCAACACAAGAATCAATTAATACTCTGTAATCTATATACAGTCCTAAACATGTTATTATCCTTTGCGCGTCTTCAATATATACTTAGTTGAAATCAAAGCTTAGATATATATACTAGTTCTTGTTATACCCCATTCTATACATAATGAATCTAAATTTCTGCTTGCACATTTTGTATTATTAGTTCTTGCAATTTTTTACCCATGTGTTAAATTGAAACTCTAGTGTTTGTTTAATTCATTTCTTCTTTTATCTTACTAAAAAATTGATTCTATGCTCCAGATTAAACTCTTATAGTTACAATATCTCTGGCATGAACAATCGTTTCAACCGGTGCACCACTACACTCAAGATGTTAATTCACTATATACAAGAATTGTATTTGCGTTAATATTGTTTAAAATAAATTACCTATATTAATATCATAATAATCAAGTCAAAATATTAATAGAACAAAAATATATAGATGATTATAGTATACCAAATTAAATGGGAGATGTTTCTTAGTGTGAAAATTTTAAGATTTTTTATCCTTTTTAATGCATCTCATAAGAACTAGTGATACTGATATACGGAATATTCAGTGGCCGAGGCGCTCAGTGATCAATGTTAGATTGCACGATTATATCCACCCAAACAGatctactaacactactacataAACGATTTCATGAGAAACTGCCCAATCATTAATGGAGGTGGCCACAAAATATACGTGTCTCCTAAAATACTCTAGAATTTTTGAAGTTGGTCATTTTATTTAAGGTGGAGATCACAAATTGCCCAGCCCGTCTCTGAACATAGATTTACGAAGGCAGTCAAAAATAGCACGTCTCTCAAAATAGATTAACAGTCAGAAAAAAATACCGAGGCCCAAGAGGCCCAAGAGACCCATTACCTATGTTCACATACATATACGTGAGTTGGGGTTTGGATGCTCCTCAGCACTCTCAACTGGCTCACTCACCTCTCTCAAACTTGGACTCTCTCATCTCTCTTCGCATGGGGGGCGGCACCAGCGAcggtaaaagctctagtttggttttggtgaattgatgaaaccctaagtgctaacctaatttatcaagtgatcatgagataggtagcacattccaagtggtgaagcaaatgaagatcatgacatgatgatggtgatgccatggtgatgatcaagtgcttggacttgaaaagaagaaagagaaaaacaaaaggctcaaggcaaaggtataaatggtaggagctattttgttttggtgatcaagacacttagagagtgtgatcacatttaggtttgatagccgtactattaagagggatgaaactcgtatcgaaatgcggttatcaaagtgccactagatgctctaactcattgcatatgcatttaggatctagtggagtgctaacacccttgaaaatgtttgtgaaaatatgctaacacatgtgcacaaggtgatacacttggtggttggcacatttgagcaagggttaggaacttcaccggcggagtgtccgcccgtagagtgcggacagtccgacggtgcc is part of the Miscanthus floridulus cultivar M001 chromosome 9, ASM1932011v1, whole genome shotgun sequence genome and encodes:
- the LOC136479475 gene encoding uncharacterized protein, whose translation is MPCPPMDATSPVTAKKMSRGAGKKPSRSSSSSSSSWMARSMGFYYPSSTSNKDRAHRAPAAATDSKNSNGEKQSNGSSSGKKKRSISIGRSMTCAGSICSTKESSVMSRDRDRGAGRSASSRSLRAPDVDAVYASTAAAISATSSFNSDTTTAATTVTTSSSSPLSSPLSSVGSSFRGVQIRKLSGCYECHSVFDPRSFAAAAAAAAAAFPCADCDEVFNKAESLELHRATRHAVSELGPEDTSRNIVEIIFQSSWLRKQAPVCKIEQILKVQSSDRTVKRFEQYKETIRERASSDQGKKNPRCVADGNELLRFHCTSFTCSLGVAGGTALCRSPSSAQCNLCSIIRDGFRVDGDGKIATMATSGRAHDMAQVLSDSDKRAMLVCRVVAGRVKKASDEKSSEDDCHFDSVSPSREGVYSDFDELFVFNPRAILPCFVVIYSGYNQ